In Piliocolobus tephrosceles isolate RC106 chromosome 5, ASM277652v3, whole genome shotgun sequence, a single genomic region encodes these proteins:
- the SMIM28 gene encoding small integral membrane protein 28 gives MRGLLGSSWKKFGHAGRETYEWLTSEPSSPLLETQLQGTQWVSSTQEDVEPFLCILLPATILLFLAFLLLFLYRRCKSPPPQGQVFSIDLPEHPPAEEVIDLLPGLAWGSEDFTYSPLPLEATLPSQCLPPSYEEATRNPPGEEARGCSPSV, from the exons ATGCGGGGACTGCTGGGCAGCAGCTGGAAGAAGTTTGGACATGCTGGCCGGGAGACATACGAGTGGTTAACCAGCGAGCCCAGTTCGCCTCTCTTGGAGACCCAGCTGCAG GGCACCCAGTGGGTGAGCTCCACCCAGGAGGATGTGGAGCCCTTCCTGTGCATCCTTCTGCCAGCCACTATCCTGCTCTTCCTGGCCTTTCTGCTGTTGTTCCTGTACCGTCGCTGCAAGTCCCCGCCACCCCAGGGGCAGGTGTTCAGCATTGACCTACCAGAGCACCCACCTGCAGAAGAGGTGATTGACCtcctgcctggcctggcctggggcaGTGAGGACTTCACCTACTCCCCATTGCCCCTGGAGGCCACTCTCCCCTCCCAGTGTTTACCGCCCTCCTACGAGGAGGCCACCAGAAATCCTCCTGGGGAGGAGGCCCGGGGATGCAGTCCTTCAGTATGA